The Fructilactobacillus ixorae genome has a window encoding:
- the glpK gene encoding glycerol kinase GlpK — translation MNKYILVIDEGTTSARAIIYDQAGKPVASDQREITMYYPQPGWVEQDANEIWLTVQAVMATALIKAKLNPEQISGIGITNQRETTVIWDRNSGLPIYHAVVWQSRQTAPLAEQLIHDGYTDLIQEKTGLIIDAYFSATKIRYVLDQVSGAQQRAEAGELLFGTIDSWLLWKLTGGAVHATDYTNASRTMLFDINKLRWSQELLDLLQIPSIMLPEVKDSSGIFGKTIPEHFFGAAIPIAGIIGDQQGALFGQLALVPGAVKNTYGTGSFIVMNTGKKKNKSKSGLLTTIGYAINGQITYALEGSVFVSGSAIQWLRDQMKLITKSSESEALAIQSNSNDEIYVVPAFTGLGAPYWNPQARGAVFGLSRGTTRADFVKATLQSLAYQSRDVVDAMISDTGIPLAKLHVDGGASLNDYLMQFQADLLQKKVVRSNDVETTSIGAAYLAGLATGVWKDVAELKELQKQPQTFTPKLNSNEVQRLYRGWQKAVKATELFSMEVQNG, via the coding sequence ATGAATAAATATATTTTAGTAATTGACGAAGGGACAACTAGCGCACGGGCGATTATTTATGATCAAGCTGGGAAACCAGTCGCTAGTGATCAAAGAGAAATTACAATGTATTATCCACAACCAGGGTGGGTGGAACAAGATGCAAATGAAATTTGGCTGACAGTTCAAGCCGTAATGGCAACTGCTTTAATTAAAGCCAAACTGAATCCGGAGCAAATTTCTGGCATTGGGATTACTAATCAGAGAGAAACAACGGTCATTTGGGATCGAAATAGTGGGCTACCGATTTACCACGCGGTTGTGTGGCAATCTCGCCAGACGGCGCCCCTTGCTGAACAATTGATTCATGATGGTTATACGGATCTAATTCAAGAAAAGACAGGTCTGATTATTGATGCGTATTTTTCCGCAACTAAGATTCGCTACGTTCTTGATCAGGTTTCTGGAGCACAGCAGCGGGCGGAAGCTGGTGAATTATTATTTGGGACAATTGATAGTTGGCTATTATGGAAATTAACGGGAGGAGCCGTTCATGCTACTGACTATACCAACGCATCCAGAACAATGCTTTTTGATATTAATAAATTACGCTGGAGTCAGGAATTGTTAGACCTGTTACAAATTCCTAGCATTATGCTACCGGAAGTTAAAGATTCATCGGGGATTTTTGGTAAAACAATTCCGGAACATTTTTTTGGGGCAGCAATTCCCATTGCGGGCATAATCGGAGATCAGCAGGGTGCCTTATTTGGGCAATTAGCGCTTGTGCCTGGAGCGGTGAAAAATACTTACGGAACCGGATCTTTTATCGTGATGAACACCGGCAAAAAAAAGAATAAGAGTAAGAGTGGTTTGTTAACTACAATTGGATATGCAATTAACGGTCAGATTACATATGCACTCGAGGGATCGGTCTTTGTATCGGGATCAGCAATTCAGTGGCTTCGGGATCAGATGAAACTAATAACTAAAAGTTCAGAAAGTGAAGCATTGGCCATCCAATCGAACAGTAACGATGAAATTTATGTGGTACCAGCCTTTACCGGACTGGGAGCGCCATATTGGAATCCGCAAGCACGCGGTGCGGTCTTTGGATTATCACGAGGGACTACGAGGGCTGATTTTGTAAAGGCAACGTTACAATCATTGGCATATCAAAGTCGTGACGTGGTAGACGCAATGATTAGTGATACTGGCATTCCATTAGCCAAGCTGCATGTTGATGGGGGAGCATCGCTAAATGATTACTTGATGCAATTTCAAGCTGATTTGTTGCAAAAAAAAGTGGTTCGTTCCAATGACGTTGAGACAACTTCCATCGGAGCAGCGTACTTAGCAGGACTAGCCACTGGCGTTTGGAAAGATGTTGCCGAGTTAAAGGAGTTGCAAAAGCAACCCCAAACCTTTACCCCGAAGTTAAATTCGAATGAAGTACAGCGATTGTATCGGGGCTGGCAAAAAGCAGTAAAGGCAACCGAATTATTTAGTATGGAGGTTCAAAATGGTTAA
- a CDS encoding class I SAM-dependent methyltransferase — translation MREVEITGAAASKIEGGYPQLSLKDLEHASDATNNGEWVALVRSGHFVASAYLAEEGHGIGWILSRKANQTLDTAFFAGLMRQAFQRRAPLVEQGVTAYRLFNGIGDGLGGLTIDNFAGQVLLTWENEGLYRQRELLLTALTNTLAEYQNLYELRRGQPTGTITPVNDLAPAPVAEQVISESGTEYPIQLTGASKPGLELAYRPVRTQIKKHSRAKLTLHLLFDQTGFVTASLTGGAVQTEAVDQKKHAKPALVTALAANELTTTMPKVRTMDLLGFLDYATKHQLHFELITINVPAFLRSKKATFNIRKDLSSLLTQVLALTTKQADLFMTTQTPAITTRSFRQVAQRACQTLGRNFMEKQSFQPPRDFPVNREFQKESPVKGLWFKLQK, via the coding sequence ATGCGAGAAGTTGAGATTACCGGAGCAGCTGCCAGCAAAATCGAAGGTGGCTACCCGCAGTTAAGTTTAAAGGATTTAGAACACGCGAGTGATGCCACGAATAATGGTGAATGGGTAGCGTTAGTAAGGAGTGGACATTTCGTTGCAAGCGCCTATTTAGCTGAAGAGGGGCACGGTATTGGTTGGATTTTGAGTCGCAAAGCCAACCAAACCTTAGATACAGCCTTTTTTGCGGGGCTCATGCGCCAGGCTTTTCAACGCCGCGCCCCGTTAGTGGAGCAGGGCGTGACGGCCTACCGGTTGTTTAATGGGATTGGTGACGGTCTCGGTGGTCTTACCATTGATAATTTTGCGGGGCAAGTGCTACTTACTTGGGAAAACGAGGGCTTATATCGACAACGAGAGTTGCTGCTGACTGCGTTAACTAATACGTTAGCAGAATATCAAAACCTCTATGAACTGCGCCGGGGTCAACCGACGGGGACCATCACTCCGGTGAATGATTTGGCGCCGGCGCCGGTTGCCGAACAGGTTATCTCAGAAAGCGGGACGGAATATCCAATCCAACTAACGGGAGCAAGTAAGCCCGGTCTGGAGCTGGCTTACCGACCGGTGCGTACTCAGATTAAAAAGCATTCTCGGGCGAAGTTAACCCTGCACCTGTTGTTCGATCAGACTGGTTTTGTGACGGCGTCGCTCACGGGTGGGGCGGTGCAAACGGAAGCTGTCGATCAGAAAAAACACGCCAAACCGGCGTTGGTAACGGCGTTAGCTGCTAATGAACTCACCACCACGATGCCGAAGGTGCGGACGATGGACTTGCTAGGCTTCTTGGACTATGCAACTAAGCATCAGCTGCATTTTGAGCTCATCACGATTAACGTTCCCGCCTTTCTACGCAGCAAAAAGGCGACCTTTAACATTCGCAAGGATTTGAGCTCCCTGTTAACCCAGGTATTGGCGTTAACCACGAAACAGGCGGATTTGTTTATGACCACCCAAACTCCGGCAATTACGACCAGAAGTTTCCGACAAGTAGCCCAACGAGCTTGTCAAACTTTGGGGCGGAACTTCATGGAGAAGCAAAGTTTTCAGCCCCCACGTGATTTTCCGGTTAACCGTGAATTTCAAAAGGAAAGCCCCGTTAAAGGACTATGGTTTAAATTACAAAAGTAA
- the tpiA gene encoding triose-phosphate isomerase, whose product MMSNRLPLILANWKMNKNRSEIREFLQAITGKLPLTDLLQVGVAAQSVYLEKMVDYVKQHQVPLDIFSENLFYVNHGSYTGETSPAALVDIGVKGSIIGHYERRKLFKESNGAVGLKVAASLGNGLLPVVAISEDTATYDPNDIEMSPLTEIAISFAGIDKKWASKIVIAYEPAWAIGSDRTPTLTEIEHAAKVIRKSLTFIFGSTSANQIRIQYGGAVTPHNAKAIFALPNIDGLLIGRSSLAADNFLRIIDDVLAVERG is encoded by the coding sequence ATGATGAGTAACCGGTTACCGCTAATTTTGGCTAATTGGAAAATGAATAAGAATCGTAGCGAGATTCGTGAATTCCTGCAAGCAATCACGGGAAAGTTGCCATTGACCGATTTACTGCAAGTGGGCGTGGCAGCACAAAGTGTTTACCTAGAAAAGATGGTTGATTATGTTAAGCAACATCAAGTGCCATTGGACATTTTTTCTGAAAACTTATTTTATGTTAATCACGGGTCTTACACCGGAGAAACTTCCCCAGCTGCCCTGGTTGATATTGGTGTGAAAGGGTCCATCATTGGTCACTACGAACGAAGAAAATTATTTAAAGAAAGTAATGGTGCGGTTGGACTAAAAGTGGCTGCTAGTTTAGGCAATGGGTTGTTACCGGTCGTGGCCATCTCGGAGGATACCGCTACCTACGATCCTAATGACATTGAGATGTCTCCATTGACAGAAATTGCAATTTCTTTTGCAGGGATTGATAAGAAGTGGGCGAGTAAAATTGTGATTGCTTACGAGCCAGCGTGGGCAATTGGCTCTGATCGGACCCCAACGTTAACAGAAATTGAACACGCTGCTAAGGTGATTCGCAAGTCATTAACCTTTATTTTTGGATCTACGTCCGCTAATCAAATTAGAATTCAATATGGGGGAGCAGTTACTCCCCACAATGCAAAGGCAATCTTTGCATTGCCCAATATTGATGGCTTGTTAATTGGTCGTTCATCATTAGCAGCAGATAATTTTTTACGTATTATTGATGATGTTTTAGCGGTTGAAAGGGGGTAG
- the hxlB gene encoding 6-phospho-3-hexuloisomerase produces the protein MWHTILSELAQQDVPIEATELTLVHQAPRIFVYGGGRSGLALRGLAMRLIQLGKTAYVVGETTTPAIQAGDLLLVASASGTTTGTVNIATTAHEAGAQLWLLSTTNDSPLAKLADVVTILPGKSKDRVGSEQASIQPMGSLFEQAVWLFGDALTLAYMDFAGVAEAEMRKRHANLE, from the coding sequence ATGTGGCACACGATTCTGTCTGAATTAGCACAACAAGACGTTCCAATTGAAGCAACCGAATTAACCTTAGTGCACCAAGCACCACGGATCTTTGTCTACGGTGGGGGGCGCTCCGGATTGGCGTTACGCGGGCTGGCAATGCGCTTAATTCAGCTCGGTAAAACGGCCTACGTAGTGGGAGAAACGACGACTCCAGCGATCCAAGCCGGAGACCTGTTGCTGGTAGCCTCGGCCTCTGGAACTACGACTGGTACTGTGAACATCGCGACTACGGCCCACGAGGCGGGAGCTCAGCTGTGGCTATTATCAACCACGAACGATTCACCCCTCGCAAAACTGGCGGACGTGGTGACCATTTTACCTGGTAAGAGCAAGGACCGAGTGGGGTCAGAGCAAGCCTCAATTCAACCAATGGGGAGTTTATTTGAACAAGCGGTGTGGTTGTTTGGGGATGCGTTAACGTTGGCCTACATGGATTTTGCGGGTGTTGCTGAAGCAGAGATGCGCAAGCGGCACGCTAATTTAGAGTAA
- a CDS encoding Kiwa anti-phage protein KwaB-like domain-containing protein has translation MEDLKSKYNEVHEILNNGDIEFYLMHWTVSRKIESVSPTISKSIKSKFRQNILDSITKPFNELTVSDYNIIGSTDDTIEKVDISEYKKEIDDVLNSLKNPMPKYKFSNDNFDFFIYKVTNESGTFYAFSKSRSLKKIRQSIFGRLSNKTFTKIENMDDFICIDKNVDLILYNGKIYVLNHLQFERMFKISDEFQKIAKDFLDNQPKFKQKIKNFENFQDDVSKNKNVQKRIVKLSKRNSSTLFLDDLKSTSNISKKFNLGLQIDVKNGKINYTSDQLGNLINLMQDSYYKTLLGEEDGIDTRR, from the coding sequence ATGGAAGATTTAAAATCAAAATATAATGAGGTTCATGAAATTTTGAATAATGGAGATATTGAGTTTTATTTGATGCATTGGACAGTAAGTCGCAAAATAGAATCAGTTTCACCAACTATATCTAAAAGCATTAAATCAAAATTTAGACAAAATATTTTGGATTCAATAACTAAACCTTTTAATGAATTAACTGTTTCTGATTACAATATTATTGGATCAACTGATGATACTATAGAGAAAGTTGATATAAGCGAATATAAAAAAGAAATAGATGATGTTCTGAACTCACTTAAAAATCCAATGCCTAAGTATAAATTTTCTAATGACAATTTTGATTTTTTTATCTATAAAGTTACAAATGAATCCGGAACATTTTATGCTTTTTCAAAATCAAGAAGTTTAAAGAAAATTAGACAATCAATTTTTGGGCGCTTAAGTAATAAAACATTCACGAAAATAGAAAACATGGATGATTTTATTTGTATAGATAAAAACGTTGATTTAATTCTTTATAATGGAAAAATTTATGTTTTAAACCATTTGCAATTCGAAAGAATGTTTAAAATATCAGATGAATTTCAAAAAATTGCAAAAGATTTTCTGGATAATCAACCTAAATTTAAGCAAAAAATTAAAAATTTTGAAAATTTTCAAGATGATGTATCTAAAAATAAAAATGTACAAAAAAGAATCGTAAAACTTAGCAAGAGAAATTCTTCAACTCTATTTTTAGATGATTTAAAATCAACTAGTAATATTTCTAAAAAATTTAATTTAGGATTACAGATTGATGTTAAAAATGGGAAAATAAACTATACTAGTGACCAGTTAGGGAATCTAATTAATCTTATGCAGGATTCATATTACAAAACATTACTAGGAGAAGAAGATGGAATTGATACTAGGAGATAG
- a CDS encoding MIP/aquaporin family protein yields the protein MKLKIFGETVGTGLLIYFGTGLLIFGPPFPDLLGPAIGWGFTLAVLIYVIGPLSGAHLNPAVTLTMFLTNRMSGKEALIFVGSQLLGGLLGELAVVGTYTSWLQQQGQSWQTMVTKNNLGGTVFPHLSPVVAFLTEILLTATLLLVILVLNHARTNMYAIQSPIAVGLTVFVLVIVGGNLTGASMNPIRSFFPAIFAGGLALQSIWLYLLAPFVGVLVAVWINRFILKPELKITR from the coding sequence ATGAAACTAAAAATCTTTGGTGAAACAGTTGGGACTGGATTACTAATCTATTTTGGAACTGGCTTGTTAATTTTTGGCCCGCCATTTCCAGATTTGCTTGGTCCAGCAATTGGCTGGGGCTTCACGCTTGCAGTTTTAATTTATGTCATCGGTCCGCTTTCAGGTGCTCATCTGAATCCGGCGGTAACACTAACAATGTTTCTAACGAATCGAATGTCCGGAAAAGAAGCTTTAATCTTTGTCGGTTCCCAGTTATTAGGCGGTTTACTAGGTGAACTAGCGGTTGTTGGTACATATACTTCTTGGTTGCAGCAGCAAGGACAAAGTTGGCAAACGATGGTTACTAAAAATAATTTAGGTGGAACCGTTTTTCCCCATCTTTCTCCAGTGGTCGCTTTTTTAACTGAGATTTTATTGACAGCTACTTTACTCTTAGTGATTTTAGTTTTAAATCATGCACGTACTAATATGTATGCGATTCAATCACCAATTGCCGTTGGATTAACTGTGTTTGTATTAGTAATTGTTGGCGGAAACTTAACCGGGGCTTCAATGAATCCGATTCGGTCATTTTTTCCAGCAATTTTCGCCGGTGGGTTAGCCTTACAGTCCATCTGGCTGTATCTTCTTGCACCATTTGTGGGTGTATTGGTAGCGGTTTGGATTAATCGCTTTATCCTTAAACCAGAATTAAAAATAACCAGATAA
- a CDS encoding FAD-dependent oxidoreductase, translated as MVKFSFKQRDELVTKLKQTDFDVVIIGGGITGAGIAVQAAGAGLKTALIEMQDFAEGTSSRSTKLVHGGIRYLKTFDVDVVKDTVQERARVQRIAPHIPRAAKMLMPIYKDPDATFTPLGIKVAMAIYDQLSGISVNSPASHRFLNAQEAQEYLPQINSTKLAGLAIYLDYKNNDARLTIDNLKQAVDDGAIAVSHLQATEIANDGDLKVVTAIDELSQTAVQIRSKLVINASGPWFDQVARLADQQHQPKIRGTKGIHLVVDTAVLNVPETVYFDSGHHDGRMIFVIPRFGKTYFGTTDTDYRGDYRNPEVEPADVNYLLSAINHHFPSTNVTLADVESSWVGIRPLIGTGDYNGNTQKKNLNDSQIREVSQKIQAYFEHKVSIEQLDQYLTTRLSPDKSASQVSRGFQIKLDNGVVNVSGGKLTDYRLMAQMAMEQVKTYFQTHWNYLIKLIDSTEYQISGGHFDPTKVELNLERFAKILMDTGLNSKTASRIASLFGSNALKIADYVKTGRQAPGLTLAETSVLNYSLDYEMVVRPIDFFLRRTNYLLFDPTRMEQIQEAVITEMSYQLGWDLETERAMRSEYYRIRDVIQLRQLKENQDDE; from the coding sequence ATGGTTAAATTTTCTTTCAAGCAACGGGATGAGTTAGTGACTAAATTAAAGCAAACCGATTTTGACGTAGTTATTATTGGTGGTGGGATCACAGGGGCAGGAATTGCAGTTCAAGCAGCTGGGGCCGGTTTAAAAACGGCCTTAATTGAAATGCAGGATTTTGCCGAAGGAACTAGTAGTCGATCTACCAAATTGGTGCACGGAGGAATTCGGTATTTAAAAACCTTCGATGTCGACGTGGTTAAAGATACCGTCCAGGAGCGTGCACGGGTGCAAAGAATTGCTCCGCACATTCCTAGAGCAGCTAAAATGCTAATGCCAATTTATAAAGATCCGGATGCAACCTTCACCCCGTTAGGGATTAAAGTGGCGATGGCGATTTACGATCAATTATCAGGAATTTCCGTAAATAGTCCCGCTTCGCATCGATTTTTAAATGCTCAAGAAGCGCAGGAATATTTGCCTCAAATTAACTCAACTAAGCTAGCAGGATTAGCAATTTACCTTGACTACAAAAATAATGATGCGCGCTTGACAATTGATAATCTGAAACAGGCGGTTGATGATGGGGCAATTGCAGTTAGTCATTTACAGGCAACTGAAATTGCCAATGATGGCGATCTGAAAGTTGTGACTGCAATTGATGAGCTTTCACAAACCGCGGTTCAAATTCGCAGTAAGCTGGTGATTAACGCTTCCGGTCCGTGGTTCGATCAAGTGGCTCGGTTAGCAGACCAGCAGCATCAACCTAAAATTAGGGGGACTAAAGGGATTCATTTAGTTGTTGACACTGCGGTTTTAAACGTACCAGAGACCGTTTACTTTGATTCAGGTCATCACGATGGCCGAATGATTTTTGTAATTCCCCGATTTGGCAAAACCTATTTTGGGACTACCGATACTGATTATCGGGGAGATTATCGTAATCCAGAGGTGGAACCTGCTGATGTTAATTATCTTTTAAGTGCCATTAATCACCATTTTCCAAGCACTAACGTTACCTTAGCAGATGTAGAAAGCAGTTGGGTTGGGATTCGGCCGTTAATTGGAACTGGTGATTATAACGGTAATACGCAAAAGAAAAATCTGAATGATTCACAAATTAGAGAAGTAAGCCAAAAAATCCAAGCTTACTTTGAACATAAAGTGTCAATTGAACAATTAGATCAATATTTAACCACCAGGTTATCTCCTGATAAAAGTGCGTCCCAAGTTTCTCGCGGGTTTCAAATTAAACTGGATAATGGAGTTGTCAATGTTTCAGGAGGGAAATTAACTGATTATCGACTAATGGCACAAATGGCAATGGAACAGGTGAAAACGTACTTTCAAACGCATTGGAACTATTTGATTAAGTTAATTGATTCCACCGAATATCAAATTTCGGGAGGTCATTTTGATCCGACCAAAGTGGAATTAAACTTGGAGCGCTTTGCTAAAATCCTAATGGACACAGGACTTAATTCGAAAACGGCTAGTAGAATTGCTTCTTTGTTTGGGTCCAATGCACTTAAAATTGCTGACTATGTCAAAACTGGTCGCCAAGCACCCGGATTAACGTTGGCGGAAACTAGCGTTTTGAACTATTCATTAGATTATGAAATGGTGGTGCGCCCCATTGACTTTTTCTTACGTCGTACTAACTATTTGTTGTTTGATCCAACCCGAATGGAGCAAATTCAGGAAGCTGTAATTACCGAAATGAGTTACCAACTTGGTTGGGATCTTGAAACAGAACGAGCAATGCGTTCTGAATACTACCGAATCCGTGACGTAATTCAATTACGGCAATTAAAGGAGAATCAGGATGATGAGTAA
- the hxlA gene encoding 3-hexulose-6-phosphate synthase, which translates to MKIQLAIDLEDVNGAIKLIDQTKDSIDIFEYGTPLVINFGLEGLAKIRKQFPDITLLADLKIMDVASYEVDQAFKYGADITTILGVAEDQSIKDAVKAAHEAGKEILVDMIGVTDVAKRAREIDAMGADYIGTHTGYDLQAKGETPFATFAKIKENVTQTKTAIAGGIKLDNVDEVKAANPDLLIVGGGIATTDDPAKVAAEFKEKLK; encoded by the coding sequence ATGAAAATTCAACTTGCAATTGATTTAGAAGATGTCAACGGAGCCATCAAGTTAATCGATCAGACTAAGGACAGTATTGATATTTTTGAATACGGTACTCCATTGGTAATTAACTTTGGCTTGGAGGGACTAGCTAAGATTAGAAAGCAATTTCCAGACATTACCTTACTAGCGGACCTAAAGATTATGGACGTCGCTTCCTACGAAGTTGACCAAGCCTTTAAGTACGGTGCTGATATCACCACGATTTTAGGGGTTGCTGAAGATCAATCCATCAAGGATGCCGTTAAGGCTGCTCACGAGGCCGGCAAGGAAATCTTAGTCGACATGATTGGAGTAACTGACGTTGCTAAACGGGCCCGTGAAATCGACGCAATGGGTGCTGATTACATCGGCACGCACACTGGTTATGACCTACAAGCTAAGGGGGAAACTCCATTTGCTACGTTTGCTAAGATCAAGGAAAACGTAACGCAGACTAAGACGGCCATTGCCGGTGGAATTAAGTTAGACAACGTTGATGAAGTCAAAGCTGCTAACCCGGATCTATTGATCGTGGGTGGGGGAATCGCAACGACTGACGACCCAGCTAAGGTAGCTGCTGAATTCAAGGAAAAATTAAAGTAG
- a CDS encoding Cof-type HAD-IIB family hydrolase: protein MYKFLVFFDLDSTLFDKNSQVTDEVADAMDKIRAKGGLPAIATGRTLYEIPETLQKTKIDTAITSNGDHGIYQGKELFERRIDPHTIDELDEFAKQHGNSITVLDQFGKGASRHDELLKKACAFVHAPLPKLVDRSYWHERSIDMMFVTNTDLDDVYEAAFGDRLSFYRNSPFSIDVVDHGASKASGIKQLIEATGLTGIPTYAFGDGNNDIPMLEFVDHPVVMENGRDRVKEHAEFVTTANTNHGIVNGLRHFNLI from the coding sequence ATGTACAAATTTTTAGTTTTTTTTGATCTCGATAGTACCCTCTTTGACAAAAACTCGCAGGTTACCGATGAGGTCGCCGATGCCATGGATAAAATTCGGGCGAAAGGCGGCTTACCCGCAATTGCCACCGGTCGGACTCTGTATGAAATTCCGGAAACCTTACAGAAAACAAAGATTGACACCGCCATCACCTCCAACGGAGATCACGGAATCTACCAAGGCAAAGAACTCTTTGAACGTCGGATTGATCCGCACACCATTGACGAACTCGATGAATTTGCCAAGCAACATGGAAATTCCATCACGGTCCTCGATCAATTTGGTAAAGGGGCCTCGCGCCACGATGAACTACTGAAAAAAGCCTGTGCCTTTGTACACGCTCCCCTCCCGAAGTTAGTAGATCGATCCTACTGGCACGAACGGTCGATTGACATGATGTTTGTTACGAACACCGACCTCGATGACGTTTACGAAGCAGCCTTTGGCGACCGCTTAAGTTTCTACCGGAACTCCCCTTTCAGTATCGACGTGGTTGACCACGGGGCTTCCAAAGCCAGTGGCATCAAACAGTTGATCGAAGCAACTGGTTTGACCGGGATTCCCACCTACGCCTTTGGAGATGGGAACAACGACATCCCGATGTTAGAGTTCGTTGATCATCCAGTAGTAATGGAAAACGGTCGGGACCGGGTTAAGGAGCACGCGGAATTTGTGACGACTGCCAATACCAATCACGGAATTGTCAACGGGCTTCGTCATTTTAATTTAATCTAA
- the dld gene encoding D-lactate dehydrogenase, translating into MSVISALKSVVGNHYVITSKGKSLKYREGYRSGRGEALAVVRPGSLLELWKVLQVVQANNLIVIMQAANTGLTEGSVPSQVAYDRDVIVINVMRLKGLQLIDNKQQVIAFPGTTLHELETKLTQVGRDPHSVIGSSNIGATVIGGINNNSGGALIQRGPAYTELALYAQITADGKLQLINHLGIELGKTPEEILTNLEKHNYSEQNITFSDERVGHNRDYEKRVRAVDSGKPTRYNADPQELYEVSGSAEKLVAFAVRLDTYPKPRQERVFYIGTNDPAVLEKLRRHILTNFKSLPISGEYMHREAYDLAKKYGKDSLMVIDYLGTTPLPFLFNFRAATERMLHHIPTFKPDFVDRMLQRSSSLFPNQLPKRMEAFRNKYEHYLQLKVADAGIAEAQAYLRDLAQSDEMGYFECTPKEAKLAAIHRYVAASVPIRYQETHQKEGNEILPLDVALPRKEVNWFETLPKEIDDKIKYKLYYGHFLDHVMHQDYILQPGVDRHELKKALLKRFDDRGALYPAEHNVGHLYHAPEVLVNHYQKNDPTNTFNPGIGLTSVKKNWQ; encoded by the coding sequence ATGAGCGTAATCAGTGCTTTAAAAAGCGTCGTTGGTAACCACTATGTGATTACTTCAAAAGGAAAATCATTAAAGTATCGGGAGGGGTACCGCTCGGGTCGTGGGGAGGCGTTGGCCGTGGTTAGACCAGGCTCGCTGCTAGAATTATGGAAGGTACTGCAAGTTGTTCAAGCTAACAATTTGATTGTCATTATGCAGGCAGCCAACACCGGTCTAACGGAAGGTTCAGTTCCAAGCCAAGTAGCTTATGATCGGGATGTAATTGTCATTAATGTGATGCGGCTTAAAGGATTGCAATTAATTGATAATAAGCAACAAGTGATTGCCTTTCCTGGGACCACCTTGCATGAACTAGAAACAAAGTTAACTCAGGTGGGTCGAGATCCACATTCGGTAATTGGTTCTTCAAACATTGGAGCAACTGTAATTGGTGGAATTAACAATAACTCCGGTGGCGCCTTGATTCAGCGAGGACCTGCTTATACAGAATTAGCGTTGTATGCACAAATTACAGCTGATGGAAAGCTTCAGCTAATTAATCATTTGGGAATTGAACTAGGAAAGACTCCAGAAGAAATTTTAACTAATTTGGAAAAGCATAATTATTCTGAACAGAACATTACCTTTAGTGACGAGCGGGTTGGTCATAATCGTGATTACGAAAAACGAGTGAGAGCGGTCGATTCCGGTAAACCAACGCGATACAATGCTGATCCACAAGAATTATATGAAGTTTCTGGCTCAGCTGAGAAGCTAGTTGCCTTTGCGGTGCGGTTAGATACATATCCAAAACCCCGACAGGAACGGGTGTTTTACATTGGGACCAATGATCCGGCGGTCTTGGAAAAGTTAAGAAGACATATTTTAACGAACTTTAAATCTTTACCGATTTCGGGAGAGTACATGCACCGTGAGGCCTATGATTTAGCCAAAAAGTATGGTAAAGATTCTTTGATGGTCATTGATTATTTGGGAACGACCCCGTTACCATTCTTATTTAATTTTCGCGCGGCTACTGAAAGAATGTTGCACCATATTCCAACTTTTAAGCCTGATTTTGTAGATCGGATGTTACAACGGTCCAGTTCTTTATTTCCAAATCAACTGCCGAAGCGCATGGAAGCATTCAGGAATAAATACGAGCATTATTTACAATTAAAGGTCGCTGATGCTGGGATTGCTGAAGCCCAAGCCTATTTACGGGACTTAGCCCAATCAGACGAAATGGGATATTTTGAATGTACCCCTAAAGAAGCCAAACTTGCGGCAATTCATCGGTATGTGGCAGCGTCGGTACCAATTAGATATCAAGAAACCCACCAAAAGGAAGGAAATGAGATCTTACCGTTGGATGTCGCGCTTCCACGAAAAGAAGTAAATTGGTTTGAAACCCTTCCCAAGGAAATTGACGATAAAATTAAATATAAGTTATACTATGGTCATTTTTTGGATCATGTAATGCACCAAGATTATATTTTACAGCCTGGCGTTGATCGTCATGAATTAAAAAAAGCCCTGTTAAAACGGTTTGATGACCGCGGAGCGCTTTATCCAGCGGAACATAACGTGGGACATTTATACCATGCACCAGAAGTTTTGGTGAACCATTATCAAAAAAACGATCCAACGAATACCTTTAATCCTGGAATCGGATTAACTTCGGTCAAGAAAAACTGGCAGTGA